The sequence CGCGACTTGGGCTTCCGCCCCCACTCCGAATCTCCGTGCCGGCTCCCTTGCATCCGATTGGGGGCTGGTTTAGCTTTTAAGTCTTGCTCGGAATTGAATTAAGGAGCGTGTTTTGAAGGTTCGGACCAGCGTCAAGCCGATCTGTGAGCACTGCAGGGTCATCAAGCGCCGCGGCGTGATCCGGGTGATCTGCAAGCGTTCTCCCAAGCACAAGCAGCGGCAGGGTTAGCTCGTGGCACGCATAGCGGGCGTGGATCTTCCGCGCGACAAGCGCGTCGAGGTCGGCCTGACGGCGATCTTCGGCGTGGGGCGCTCGACGGCGACGACGATTCTCGAGCGGACGGGCATCAATCCGGCCACGCGGGTGCGGGACCTGAGCGACGCCGAGGTGTCGCGGCTGCGGCAGGTGATCGAGCGCGATCACAAGGTCGAGGGCGCGCTGCGGACCGAAGTGGCGATGAACATCAAGCGGCTGATGGACATCGGCTGCTACCGCGGGATCCGCCACCGGCGCGGCCTGCCGGTGCGCGGGCAGCGGACCCGCACCAACGCGCGGACCAAGAAGGGGCCGCGCCGGACCATCGCCGGGAAGAAGAAAGCGATCCTCAAGAAATAGCCCATGGCCGACCAGGAACAGCCGAAACCGACCCCGGCGTCCGACGCGGCGCCCGCGGCTCCCGCCCCCGAAGGAGCGGCGCCGGAAGGCGCGGCGGCCGAGGGCGCGCCCAAGAAGGCCGCGCGGAAGGCCAAGAAGGTGGTGGAGTCCGAGGGCGTGGTGCACATCATGGCCACGTTCAACAACACCATCGTGACGGTCGCCGACCTCAACGGCAACGTGGTGGCCTGGAGCACGGCCGGGAAGTCCGGGTTCAAGGGCTCGAAGAAGTCCACGCCGTTCGCCGCGACGGTCGCGGCGGAGCAGGCGGGCCGCGAGGCGTTCAACATGGGCGTGCGGCGGGTGCACGTCCGGGTGCAGGGCCCCGGCGCGGGTCGTGAGTCCGCGATCCAGGCGCTGGCCAACGCGGGGCTCGTGGTCAAGTCCATCCGGGACGTGACGCCGATCCCGCACAACGGCTGCCG comes from Gemmatimonadales bacterium and encodes:
- the rpsM gene encoding 30S ribosomal protein S13, which gives rise to MARIAGVDLPRDKRVEVGLTAIFGVGRSTATTILERTGINPATRVRDLSDAEVSRLRQVIERDHKVEGALRTEVAMNIKRLMDIGCYRGIRHRRGLPVRGQRTRTNARTKKGPRRTIAGKKKAILKK
- the rpsK gene encoding 30S ribosomal protein S11, with amino-acid sequence MADQEQPKPTPASDAAPAAPAPEGAAPEGAAAEGAPKKAARKAKKVVESEGVVHIMATFNNTIVTVADLNGNVVAWSTAGKSGFKGSKKSTPFAATVAAEQAGREAFNMGVRRVHVRVQGPGAGRESAIQALANAGLVVKSIRDVTPIPHNGCRPPKKRRV
- the rpmJ gene encoding 50S ribosomal protein L36, whose translation is MKVRTSVKPICEHCRVIKRRGVIRVICKRSPKHKQRQG